From Streptomyces durmitorensis, a single genomic window includes:
- a CDS encoding DMT family transporter, with product MGYGLLAAAIAAEVAGTTAMKYSEGFSKLWPSLITVVGYVIAFTLLAQTLKTLSVGTAYAIWAGIGTAAVAAIGMLFMGESASLVKISGIALVIAGVVVLNLGGAH from the coding sequence ATGGGATACGGACTGCTGGCCGCGGCCATCGCGGCGGAGGTGGCCGGGACGACGGCCATGAAGTACAGCGAAGGGTTCAGCAAGCTCTGGCCCTCGCTGATCACCGTCGTCGGATACGTGATCGCCTTCACGCTGCTCGCGCAGACCCTGAAGACGCTGTCCGTCGGCACTGCCTACGCGATCTGGGCGGGGATCGGGACGGCCGCGGTCGCCGCCATCGGGATGCTCTTCATGGGCGAGTCCGCCAGCCTCGTCAAGATCTCGGGGATCGCCCTCGTGATCGCGGGCGTCGTCGTGCTCAATCTCGGCGGGGCGCATTGA
- a CDS encoding TetR/AcrR family transcriptional regulator: MARRYDPERRQRIIDAAIRVVGEKGIGGLSHRSAAAEADVPLGSTTYHFKTLDELMVAALRQANEGFAKAVTASGAFEDTRVGIAGELASLLGEWLAGDRTELELEYELYLAALRKPALKPVAAECGEGLAEVLRRRTDPVTAQALVALVDGICLQVLLTGVPYDEAYAREVFNRLVPAGD; this comes from the coding sequence ATGGCCCGGCGTTACGATCCCGAGCGGCGGCAGCGGATCATCGACGCCGCGATCCGGGTGGTGGGGGAGAAGGGCATCGGCGGGCTCAGCCACCGCTCGGCCGCCGCCGAGGCCGATGTGCCGCTCGGCTCCACCACCTACCACTTCAAGACACTCGACGAGCTGATGGTGGCCGCGCTGCGGCAGGCCAACGAGGGGTTCGCCAAGGCGGTCACCGCGAGCGGCGCGTTCGAGGACACGCGGGTCGGCATCGCCGGTGAGCTCGCCTCGCTGCTGGGTGAGTGGCTCGCGGGGGACCGGACGGAGCTGGAGCTGGAGTACGAGCTCTATCTGGCCGCCCTGCGCAAGCCCGCCCTGAAGCCCGTCGCCGCCGAGTGCGGCGAGGGGCTCGCCGAGGTGCTGCGGCGGCGCACCGACCCCGTCACCGCGCAGGCGCTGGTCGCGCTCGTGGACGGGATCTGTCTGCAGGTGCTGCTCACGGGGGTGCCGTACGACGAGGCGTACGCGCGGGAGGTGTTCAACCGGCTCGTCCCGGCGGGCGATTGA
- the dapD gene encoding 2,3,4,5-tetrahydropyridine-2,6-dicarboxylate N-succinyltransferase, translated as MTDTNASRTTGAVAAGLATVTADGTVLDTWFPAPELVAEAGPAGSERLTAERAVQLLGEGAAKAIGQDARRGVEIVAVRTVIASLDDKPLDAHDVYLRLHLLSHRLVKPHGLNLDGQFGFLPNVAWTSLGPVAVDDVEKVRLNARAEGLHLAVTSIDKFPRMTDYVTPKGVRIADADRVRLGAHLAEGTTVMHEGFVNFNAGTLGTSMVEGRISAGVVVGDGSDIGGGASTMGTLSGGGNVRIVIGERCLIGAEAGVGIALGDECVVEAGLYVTAGTRVTMPDGQIVKARELSGASNILFRRNSVTGAVEARPNNAVWGGLNDVLHSHN; from the coding sequence ATGACCGACACGAACGCTTCCCGCACCACCGGCGCCGTCGCCGCAGGCCTCGCCACCGTCACCGCCGACGGCACCGTCCTCGACACCTGGTTCCCCGCGCCCGAGCTCGTCGCCGAAGCGGGCCCCGCAGGCTCCGAGCGGCTCACCGCCGAGCGCGCCGTGCAGCTCCTCGGTGAGGGCGCGGCCAAGGCGATCGGCCAGGACGCCCGCCGTGGCGTGGAGATCGTCGCCGTACGTACGGTCATCGCGTCCCTCGACGACAAGCCGCTCGACGCGCACGACGTGTACCTGCGTCTGCACCTGCTCAGCCACCGCCTGGTGAAGCCGCACGGCCTGAACCTGGACGGCCAGTTCGGCTTCCTGCCCAACGTCGCCTGGACCTCGCTCGGCCCGGTGGCCGTCGACGACGTCGAGAAGGTGCGCCTCAACGCTCGCGCCGAGGGCCTGCACCTCGCCGTGACGTCCATCGACAAGTTCCCGCGCATGACGGACTACGTCACGCCCAAGGGCGTCCGCATCGCCGACGCCGACCGCGTGCGGCTCGGCGCGCACCTCGCCGAGGGCACGACCGTCATGCACGAGGGCTTCGTGAACTTCAACGCGGGCACGCTCGGCACCTCCATGGTCGAGGGCCGCATCTCCGCCGGTGTCGTCGTCGGCGACGGCTCCGACATCGGTGGCGGCGCCTCCACGATGGGCACCCTCTCCGGCGGCGGCAACGTCCGCATCGTCATCGGCGAGCGCTGCCTGATCGGCGCCGAGGCGGGCGTCGGCATCGCGCTCGGCGACGAGTGCGTCGTCGAGGCCGGGCTCTACGTCACCGCCGGGACCCGGGTGACCATGCCCGACGGGCAGATCGTCAAGGCCCGCGAGCTCTCCGGCGCCTCGAACATCCTCTTCCGCCGCAACTCGGTCACCGGCGCCGTCGAGGCCCGCCCGAACAACGCGGTGTGGGGCGGCCTGAACGACGTGCTGCACAGCCACAACTGA
- a CDS encoding SigE family RNA polymerase sigma factor: MDAQAQESFREFVATRTPALLKTAVLLSGGDRHAAEDLLQNALVKAAGRWHRIDDPEAYVRQILYRQQVSRWRLKWPRRELAVAEPPESPKSAVRDGAGAAELRIVMRAALARLTTRQRTVLVLRYFEDLPEADVARLLGCSVGTVRSTTHRSLAKLRGLAPELAALDGPDPGTGRQPSRDHSPVSPVSSVEVQP, encoded by the coding sequence ATGGATGCCCAGGCACAGGAGAGCTTCCGGGAGTTCGTGGCGACCCGTACGCCGGCGCTGCTGAAGACCGCTGTGCTGCTCAGCGGCGGCGACCGGCACGCGGCCGAGGACCTGCTGCAGAACGCGCTGGTCAAGGCCGCGGGACGCTGGCACAGGATCGACGACCCGGAGGCGTACGTCCGGCAGATCCTCTACCGGCAGCAGGTCAGCCGCTGGCGCCTGAAGTGGCCGCGGCGCGAACTGGCCGTCGCCGAACCGCCGGAGAGCCCGAAGAGCGCCGTGCGGGACGGCGCGGGCGCCGCCGAGCTGCGGATCGTGATGCGGGCGGCGCTCGCCCGGCTCACCACGCGGCAGCGCACCGTCCTGGTCCTGCGCTACTTCGAGGACCTGCCGGAGGCCGACGTGGCCCGGCTCCTCGGCTGCTCCGTCGGCACCGTGCGCAGCACCACGCACCGCTCGCTCGCCAAGCTGCGGGGCCTGGCCCCCGAACTGGCGGCGCTCGACGGGCCGGACCCCGGCACCGGCCGGCAGCCGTCCCGTGACCACTCGCCCGTGTCGCCCGTGTCGTCCGTGGAGGTACAGCCGTGA
- a CDS encoding WD40 repeat domain-containing protein, with protein MNVEELVRASLREQADDGMRPPAGFADRVLTVRRRRRTRAIAGLAVATAAVVAAAVGVPALDGGGEDVRPASDKQPGDVIAHPDQSPPRDLIAAGNTALAAFYTVKNTKQPGGDELMTRTYGLLDQKTGKYEKAPEKWAWIDVAPGMRTAAVLEGELPARRIGILDLITGKVARWIPVDHQVAGVSWSPDGSKLVATAYSKNPDRLIDLPGDHPDNEPQRHGSRTGFYVIDSSSGQVGTFRELPQKTDSEFGFFEGNSREDLEWSRDGKLLYVQLAMGADGENRAWYTLKGDKTKEPAAERYAGWPEAGLSPDGKLLASDGNDKGSPVLDPRTGKEITKVPGQQLLAWADNKRIIAWGCDPKKCGGKGEFRNQLLLVTVGSKKVVPLSDFRKASDTYPGRWSPLFATR; from the coding sequence GTGAACGTGGAAGAACTGGTGCGCGCCTCGCTCCGGGAGCAGGCGGACGACGGCATGCGGCCCCCCGCCGGGTTCGCCGACCGGGTGCTGACCGTGCGGCGCCGCCGCAGGACGCGGGCCATCGCCGGCCTCGCGGTGGCCACCGCGGCCGTGGTCGCCGCCGCGGTGGGCGTACCCGCGCTCGACGGGGGCGGCGAGGACGTACGCCCGGCGAGCGACAAGCAGCCCGGCGATGTCATCGCCCACCCCGACCAGTCGCCGCCGCGAGATCTGATCGCGGCGGGGAACACCGCGCTCGCGGCCTTCTACACCGTCAAGAACACCAAGCAGCCCGGCGGCGACGAGCTCATGACCCGCACGTACGGGCTCCTGGACCAGAAGACCGGAAAGTACGAGAAGGCCCCCGAGAAGTGGGCCTGGATCGATGTCGCGCCGGGCATGCGGACCGCCGCCGTCCTGGAGGGCGAACTCCCCGCCCGGCGCATCGGCATCCTCGACCTGATCACCGGGAAGGTGGCGCGCTGGATCCCGGTCGACCACCAGGTGGCGGGGGTGAGTTGGTCACCCGACGGCAGCAAGCTGGTCGCCACCGCGTACAGCAAGAACCCCGACCGGCTCATCGACCTGCCCGGCGACCACCCCGACAACGAACCCCAGCGGCACGGCAGCCGGACCGGGTTCTACGTGATCGACTCCTCGTCGGGCCAGGTGGGCACGTTCCGTGAACTGCCGCAGAAGACCGACAGCGAGTTCGGCTTCTTCGAGGGCAACTCGCGCGAGGACCTGGAGTGGAGCCGCGACGGCAAGCTGCTCTACGTACAGCTGGCGATGGGGGCCGACGGCGAGAACCGCGCCTGGTACACGCTGAAGGGCGACAAGACCAAGGAGCCCGCCGCCGAGCGGTACGCGGGTTGGCCCGAGGCTGGCCTGTCGCCCGACGGCAAGCTGCTCGCGAGCGACGGCAACGACAAGGGCTCACCGGTCCTCGACCCGAGGACCGGCAAGGAGATCACCAAGGTGCCCGGACAGCAGCTGCTCGCCTGGGCCGACAACAAGCGGATCATCGCGTGGGGCTGCGACCCGAAGAAGTGCGGCGGCAAGGGCGAGTTCCGCAATCAGCTCCTGCTGGTGACGGTCGGCAGCAAGAAGGTCGTGCCGCTGAGCGACTTCCGCAAGGCGTCTGACACCTACCCGGGCCGCTGGTCACCCCTGTTCGCCACCCGCTGA